In the Bacteroidota bacterium genome, one interval contains:
- a CDS encoding glycosyltransferase family 39 protein, with the protein MRELFTIHYPLSTRWALLFTVGVAALLLLPTIYWPFDYDQGTFAYGGSAILHGQRPYLDFWDIKPPNVFYTYATAFALFGKSVRAIRIFDYLNALLCIALVFLLATRFWKNTPWRHVSAVMASVAFLLQYYIFGHWDTAQAETYSVPFLLLAVLLVLPQRTISETRGLWLRATLAGVCIGITFYFKYPSALFLILAAAVVWTHSGDERQLRWKGITWMLTGFAIAIGAESLYLVANGELLPLWQITTSATSTYVSNNYSGSFTAITNLRTSFHALDIAWFVAAMLGWIYWAFDRDSRAKHTREEYLSLMLLVFGCLIAYIIVQAQNKGFTYHYAVLLPWADLLVGAGIGHIGQLLSKRDTLPVWANATVLAILLCLLSYAWTSRADLHTRAHEFGAMVRGETPPNGYVAGDSLTNFVLANTKPSDRIFIFGFAPYVYWKSGRQPANEYLNTIHFKPIGAPKHERDELVTSLIRNPPELFLVETADRYTSQGNTNDDSRTTIALRYPELEQLLQDRYVARDTIQSTIAYQLRH; encoded by the coding sequence ATGAGAGAACTATTCACTATCCACTATCCACTATCCACTCGTTGGGCTCTACTTTTCACGGTTGGAGTTGCAGCGCTCCTGCTGCTCCCTACTATCTACTGGCCGTTCGATTACGATCAGGGCACATTCGCATACGGCGGCAGCGCGATTCTTCACGGCCAACGACCCTATCTCGACTTTTGGGACATTAAGCCGCCGAATGTCTTTTACACCTATGCCACCGCATTCGCGCTGTTCGGCAAGAGCGTTCGTGCCATTCGGATATTCGACTATCTGAACGCGCTGCTCTGCATCGCGCTGGTCTTCCTGCTCGCAACTCGCTTTTGGAAAAATACTCCGTGGCGGCATGTCTCAGCCGTGATGGCTTCGGTCGCGTTTCTTCTCCAATACTATATCTTCGGCCATTGGGACACTGCGCAGGCAGAGACGTACAGCGTGCCATTCCTGCTACTGGCCGTATTGCTCGTCTTACCCCAGCGCACTATTTCGGAAACACGCGGGCTTTGGCTTCGCGCGACACTCGCCGGAGTTTGCATTGGAATCACGTTCTACTTCAAGTATCCGAGTGCCCTCTTTCTCATACTTGCCGCCGCTGTCGTTTGGACTCACTCCGGCGATGAGCGTCAACTCCGCTGGAAGGGGATAACCTGGATGCTAACAGGATTCGCCATTGCCATTGGAGCAGAGAGCCTCTACCTCGTCGCGAATGGCGAGCTGTTGCCGCTGTGGCAGATCACGACTTCTGCCACATCCACCTATGTCTCTAATAATTACTCCGGATCATTTACCGCTATCACGAATCTGCGGACCAGTTTCCACGCGCTGGACATCGCGTGGTTCGTTGCTGCAATGCTTGGATGGATCTATTGGGCGTTCGATCGCGATTCGAGGGCGAAGCACACGCGTGAGGAATATTTATCATTAATGTTGCTGGTATTTGGATGCCTCATTGCATACATTATCGTCCAAGCCCAGAACAAGGGCTTTACATATCATTATGCCGTTCTTTTGCCATGGGCTGATCTTCTGGTTGGCGCGGGGATTGGACATATTGGCCAATTACTTTCGAAGCGCGATACTCTACCTGTTTGGGCGAACGCGACAGTCCTCGCCATCCTGCTTTGCCTTCTGAGTTATGCGTGGACCTCGCGTGCCGACTTGCATACCCGCGCGCATGAATTTGGCGCGATGGTGCGCGGCGAGACCCCTCCAAACGGCTACGTGGCCGGTGACTCGCTCACAAATTTTGTGCTCGCGAACACAAAACCCAGCGATCGTATCTTCATCTTCGGCTTCGCGCCGTACGTTTATTGGAAGAGTGGCCGTCAGCCCGCCAATGAGTACCTGAATACGATTCACTTCAAACCAATCGGCGCCCCTAAGCATGAGCGGGACGAATTAGTGACCTCGCTCATACGTAACCCTCCCGAGCTTTTTCTTGTTGAGACGGCCGACCGATACACATCGCAGGGTAATACGAACGATGACAGCCGAACGACCATCGCTCTGCGCTATCCTGAACTCGAACAATTGCTGCAAGATCGATATGTCGCTCGCGATACGATACAATCCACCATCGCTTATCAGCTTCGCCACTGA